ataaatgctgaaaagcctaataaaattgaagataaaTAATCAGTATCAATAAAAGTGGTTAATATTAGATTCAAGTGTAGTAGTACAGAATTTTATACTTACATTTAaaattaagagaaaaaaatgtaaggatatgtagaaaattttgaataattccaTGATCCCATGGATCATAAAAATAATCTGGAGCTTCTAATATTTTACATGTTTCCAAAAGCAAATTTGATAAAACATGAGGTGCAAGAGTAGCAATTACATCATGTCCTAGTTGAAAATAAGCAGCAGATGATATAAAATTAACTACTTCCATTGATGTCCAGGACATTCTCAAAGGTGCAATAGATCCTTCAATTAATTCTTGGAATACCGATGTTTCCTGAACAAGAACTTTCAATCCTAATGGTATAGATACCATTTTAAGCAATAATGTATTAACTGcgctgaaaataaatttttaataagtattattttgttaataaagtaTGCAGTCCATAAGTAGAAATTACCTATTCATTTGTTGagctttaatttcattttcaagatAAGATTTATTTAGCTTATGGTAAAAATATGATACAGCAggataaaattctttttctattttatgttgtataatttcatatacatcaAATATATCAAATAACTTTTCCATTACTTTAAACAATTTTAGAAGATATTCGatatttattatagaaaaagGTTGCTTTAACATATTAGATGCTATCATTACAATAAACATAGCTGGACATTTTGATACGCTATTCTCGAAATTTACCGTATGTTCTTTGCATTCAGAAATTAGAAACGAAGAACCATCTGCTGTGTCCAACatgtgtaaaataatatttaacgtATGTACCCAtatcttaatattattttcagaaaGAGAAGACAAATGACATAATGCGATATGATAAAATtcataattgtataaaatagttgGTTTATCTAATATAATTTGTAAAGCATAACAAGAAACATCGTATACACCATTTAATGTTTCCATGGCTAATTTATTTAAGGCTTTTAAACAAGCAGTTAGAAATTCAGAAATTGAAAAGGGAGGATCAAATACATTTTCTTCTAAGATTTTTCGACCTGCTTCGTAAGCACAAAGTTGTGATATAAAGCACAAACAATGAAGATAAGTTACTGTTTTTATAGTATTTCCATTAATGATAACTTCCATTGAATCATCATAGATAGAAATTGTTATAGAATGAGGAGGCTCTTCCAATCCCTTTTGCGTGTAATGCATTATTTGTTGCAATAAACTTGGCGATTTTCCTAAAGCATTCAAAAACATTTTTCgagtaataaaattaatcatCCATTTTTTACTCCAATCAGCACATGGTTCTAGTACAGAAATGATGTTAAGTATATTTAATGGTTTAGGTTGCATTGAACTTCCAAATTCGTGTGTActtaaaaatgttataaattgtTCCGTTAATTCTTCTGTACTTTTGTCGGGATTTCTTGtggttttcaatttttcttcgttgtaacgaattattaaatgtataatgcGGAATACTCTTTCGTGTAAAAAAAACTTAAAATTAATGCCAGCAATTAGAGTAGGTAATATTTCAAATGTCTTCTGCGAATGGTATTGAGCATTAAAGGCATCCAATAAATTTGTGTATACATCGTGTGATTGTAAACAGCTTAACAATTTTGCATGTACTTGTAAACTAGCTGCAAAAATAGATCTACTCTCATCTGTGAGACCGTCCAGTAAAGCCTTTCGAAGCAAGTCCCATACTGGATTGCTATTTAAATTTGATAGGTCACTTTTTAACAGAATTTCATAACCAGCTAATCTAACATGAGCAGGTTTATCTTgactaattttataaataataatattgtaacaTTCGTCGTTATTTAATGGAGAATTCCAGTCTTCGCATGTTTGATCACTTATACAAGAAAAAGACGACTGAGGTCGAGAATCGGAAATTACAGTTGACGTAGATCTTGATGCTGATTGTTCAGCAACTGTAGCTTTCATAGAATTCAACAAGGTAGACATTTCTTTAGAATGTATAAGTTTTTTAGCTATATCGGTATAGTCCACATGTTCATTCAATGATTTTTGTACCTTAGTTTCAAATTCATgtcttaaacattttttaatccaCTTCTGAAGAttcgaagaaatattattttccatacTTAAAagataatacaaaattatttacacaATCATACAAACTGTAACTAAAACTAAAAGCATGTAACTGTAATGTTTTGACTTTGTTTCTATGACTACCAACGAAAGTATACATGTAGACATGTAGCTTTATattctatataaattttatataagacATGTTTTATACATACCTGAATCACATATTTAGAATGATTTGTTATATGATTTGTAATTAGAaatgttcgaaataaaatttgaaatattttataattgaaataatgtgtatgtatatataatatgtatgtgTTTATAACACTTGAAAACTGGACGAACTTTTTGGTTcgagaataatttatttacatgtATATTTATCTGTTATTATCAACGTGCAGCCATTATAatgtttggaaatttttttcgTAAGGCATAAATTCCTCCTTGCAATGAACATACACCAGTAATTCCACATTTCACAAGAAAATCTGCAAACtgtatcaaatattttaatttgaatactCATCAAAAGTAaatgttataatatatttacCAATGCATTATTTTGATCATGAGGTCCAATAATTACAACAATACTGTTTTTACTCTCAGCGAGTGGTTTAGCATGTGGCCCAAGAG
This Osmia lignaria lignaria isolate PbOS001 chromosome 9, iyOsmLign1, whole genome shotgun sequence DNA region includes the following protein-coding sequences:
- the LOC117600286 gene encoding protein broad-minded isoform X2 → MSTLLNSMKATVAEQSASRSTSTVISDSRPQSSFSCISDQTCEDWNSPLNNDECYNIIIYKISQDKPAHVRLAGYEILLKSDLSNLNSNPVWDLLRKALLDGLTDESRSIFAASLQVHAKLLSCLQSHDVYTNLLDAFNAQYHSQKTFEILPTLIAGINFKFFLHERVFRIIHLIIRYNEEKLKTTRNPDKSTEELTEQFITFLSTHEFGSSMQPKPLNILNIISVLEPCADWSKKWMINFITRKMFLNALGKSPSLLQQIMHYTQKGLEEPPHSITISIYDDSMEVIINGNTIKTVTYLHCLCFISQLCAYEAGRKILEENVFDPPFSISEFLTACLKALNKLAMETLNGVYDVSCYALQIILDKPTILYNYEFYHIALCHLSSLSENNIKIWVHTLNIILHMLDTADGSSFLISECKEHTVNFENSVSKCPAMFIVMIASNMLKQPFSIINIEYLLKLFKVMEKLFDIFDVYEIIQHKIEKEFYPAVSYFYHKLNKSYLENEIKAQQMNSAVNTLLLKMVSIPLGLKVLVQETSVFQELIEGSIAPLRMSWTSMEVVNFISSAAYFQLGHDVIATLAPHVLSNLLLETCKILEAPDYFYDPWDHGIIQNFLHILTFFSLNFKCFSAFMTNFKKSDNNEELYYPVNLLQLFQSSINSESNYHYLGLLSLNTVIWNLNICLYLLELLNFQNILLELQNLNTEGGNEEFSCSCIDEYAVMRQKIISKTYFIISKDEEEVFKSETQDLTKLSPWESNEKDTSFSETEYDSELENLLRENKPGLLDSNWVQQIRDAYKVSSDPLKDTVLIQLVDQMQKAIPTADWGEHFQWQENITSSTDFWFPEEIHGINLALHYAEQNEILENTVEIKEKLQEFINACYRFINYERPKKFDGFDWFLSTVFIICKGEIQRCKIFITQLIQFPVTIFLWPNLGKVLDKYMREECATQFKFMQVLESIVSNEFPHIKFALKNTSGMNWSLICNLMISQCFWGLLSWPQIMNFFAICILYSSDYIIYYCVSLLYHCQHKIMEDITNGKLWPEHMVLNEYQCHDYIKFMDTLDKRYGNRILPKFTIKGFN
- the LOC117600286 gene encoding protein broad-minded isoform X1; its protein translation is MENNISSNLQKWIKKCLRHEFETKVQKSLNEHVDYTDIAKKLIHSKEMSTLLNSMKATVAEQSASRSTSTVISDSRPQSSFSCISDQTCEDWNSPLNNDECYNIIIYKISQDKPAHVRLAGYEILLKSDLSNLNSNPVWDLLRKALLDGLTDESRSIFAASLQVHAKLLSCLQSHDVYTNLLDAFNAQYHSQKTFEILPTLIAGINFKFFLHERVFRIIHLIIRYNEEKLKTTRNPDKSTEELTEQFITFLSTHEFGSSMQPKPLNILNIISVLEPCADWSKKWMINFITRKMFLNALGKSPSLLQQIMHYTQKGLEEPPHSITISIYDDSMEVIINGNTIKTVTYLHCLCFISQLCAYEAGRKILEENVFDPPFSISEFLTACLKALNKLAMETLNGVYDVSCYALQIILDKPTILYNYEFYHIALCHLSSLSENNIKIWVHTLNIILHMLDTADGSSFLISECKEHTVNFENSVSKCPAMFIVMIASNMLKQPFSIINIEYLLKLFKVMEKLFDIFDVYEIIQHKIEKEFYPAVSYFYHKLNKSYLENEIKAQQMNSAVNTLLLKMVSIPLGLKVLVQETSVFQELIEGSIAPLRMSWTSMEVVNFISSAAYFQLGHDVIATLAPHVLSNLLLETCKILEAPDYFYDPWDHGIIQNFLHILTFFSLNFKCFSAFMTNFKKSDNNEELYYPVNLLQLFQSSINSESNYHYLGLLSLNTVIWNLNICLYLLELLNFQNILLELQNLNTEGGNEEFSCSCIDEYAVMRQKIISKTYFIISKDEEEVFKSETQDLTKLSPWESNEKDTSFSETEYDSELENLLRENKPGLLDSNWVQQIRDAYKVSSDPLKDTVLIQLVDQMQKAIPTADWGEHFQWQENITSSTDFWFPEEIHGINLALHYAEQNEILENTVEIKEKLQEFINACYRFINYERPKKFDGFDWFLSTVFIICKGEIQRCKIFITQLIQFPVTIFLWPNLGKVLDKYMREECATQFKFMQVLESIVSNEFPHIKFALKNTSGMNWSLICNLMISQCFWGLLSWPQIMNFFAICILYSSDYIIYYCVSLLYHCQHKIMEDITNGKLWPEHMVLNEYQCHDYIKFMDTLDKRYGNRILPKFTIKGFN